One window from the genome of Schistocerca piceifrons isolate TAMUIC-IGC-003096 chromosome 8, iqSchPice1.1, whole genome shotgun sequence encodes:
- the LOC124711340 gene encoding SH3 domain-binding glutamic acid-rich protein homolog, translating to MVVKVYISGISGNKEVKKRQQRVQMILDSKSIEYVTVDITEPGNENEKEFMQQNGKARSSKYPLPPQLFNEEEYCGDYEDFDMANEIDELEKFLKMTPAVSKAEINLEKSETSADENVVENGELNGNTTSRENSSEKNEDKEAAGSAADERREEKTEEAGDQQNEEE from the exons ATGGTGGTGAAAGTCTACATATCAGGAATTTCTGGTAATAAGGAG GTGAAAAAACGCCAACAGAGGGTTCAAATGATACTGGACAGCAAAAGTATAGAATATGTAACTGTGGATATAACAGAACcgggaaatgaaaatgaaaaagaatttatgCAGCAAAACGGCAAGGCAAGATCGTCTAAATACCCACTGCCGCCTCAATTATTCAACGAAGAAGAGTATTGTGGT GATTACGAAGACTTTGACATGGCAAATGAAATCGATGAATTGGAGAAGTTTCTGAAGATGACACCAGCAGTTTCCAAAGcggaaataaatttagaaaagtcagAGACTTCAGCAGACGAAAACGTTGTTGAAAATGGTGAACTGAACGGGAATACAACCAGCCGAGAG AACTCGTCAGAGAAAAATGAAGATAAGGAGGCAGCTGGAAGTGCAGCAGATGAAAGGCGAGAAGAAAAGACTGAGGAAGCAGGTGACCAGCAAAATGAGGAAGAATAA